A genomic window from Photobacterium gaetbulicola Gung47 includes:
- a CDS encoding 6-phospho-beta-glucosidase AscB (COG2723), whose product MSDIKFPEGFLWGGAIAANQSEGAYREGGKGLTTVDMIPYGENRMPVKLGQVDKVELDADEFYPSHQAIDFYHRYKEDIAMLAEMGFKVFRMSIAWARIFPNGDEEIPNQAGIDFYRSVFEECKKYGIEPLVTLCHFDVPMHLVNEYGSWRNRKMITFFERYARTCFEAFDGLVKYWLTFNEINILLASPFSGAGIAFQESENHDQVKYQAAHHELVASALVTKIAHEINPENQVGCMLAGGQFYPYSCKPEDVFTAMQKDRENLFFIDVQSRGYYPSYAQKVFDEKGVKLDIHEEDFEILKNTVDFISFSYYASRCASADMNEGNTSAANVVKSIKNPHLEASDWGWVIDPLGLRITMNSLYDRYQKPLFLVENGLGAKDTIDESGEINDDYRIDYLRSHVEAMKDAIADGVPLMGYTPWGCIDLVAASTGEMSKRYGFIYVDRDNEGNGSLDRTPKKSFYWYKKVIASNGEDLA is encoded by the coding sequence ATGTCTGATATTAAATTCCCGGAAGGGTTTCTATGGGGCGGCGCGATTGCGGCAAACCAATCTGAAGGTGCTTACCGTGAAGGCGGCAAGGGGCTAACCACCGTCGATATGATCCCTTACGGTGAAAACCGGATGCCGGTTAAGCTGGGCCAAGTTGATAAAGTGGAATTGGACGCGGACGAATTCTACCCGAGTCATCAGGCCATTGATTTCTACCACCGTTACAAAGAAGACATTGCGATGCTGGCCGAGATGGGTTTCAAAGTGTTCCGCATGTCGATTGCCTGGGCACGTATTTTTCCAAATGGTGATGAAGAAATCCCGAACCAAGCGGGTATCGATTTCTACCGCTCGGTATTCGAGGAGTGCAAGAAATACGGCATCGAGCCACTGGTAACCCTTTGCCATTTCGATGTACCTATGCACCTTGTCAACGAGTATGGCTCTTGGCGCAACCGCAAGATGATCACGTTTTTTGAGCGCTATGCCCGTACCTGTTTCGAGGCATTTGATGGCCTAGTGAAATACTGGCTGACGTTCAACGAAATCAATATCTTGTTGGCTAGCCCATTCTCTGGTGCCGGTATCGCTTTCCAGGAAAGCGAGAACCATGACCAGGTTAAATACCAAGCGGCTCACCATGAATTGGTTGCCAGCGCATTGGTAACCAAAATTGCCCATGAGATCAACCCGGAAAACCAGGTCGGTTGTATGCTCGCTGGTGGTCAGTTCTATCCGTATTCATGCAAGCCAGAAGATGTCTTCACGGCCATGCAAAAAGATCGCGAAAACCTGTTCTTCATTGATGTCCAGTCACGCGGCTACTACCCGTCATACGCCCAAAAGGTGTTTGATGAGAAAGGCGTGAAGCTGGATATCCACGAAGAAGACTTCGAGATTTTGAAAAATACCGTCGACTTCATCTCATTTAGCTACTACGCCTCTCGCTGTGCGTCTGCTGATATGAATGAGGGCAACACCAGTGCGGCGAATGTGGTGAAGTCGATTAAAAACCCGCATTTGGAAGCCAGTGACTGGGGATGGGTTATTGACCCGCTAGGCCTACGTATCACTATGAATTCGCTGTATGACCGTTACCAAAAGCCATTGTTCTTGGTTGAAAATGGTTTGGGCGCCAAAGACACCATCGATGAGAGCGGTGAGATCAATGATGATTACCGTATCGATTACCTGCGCTCTCATGTTGAAGCGATGAAGGATGCAATTGCCGACGGTGTACCTTTGATGGGTTATACGCCATGGGGCTGTATTGACCTAGTGGCGGCGTCGACGGGTGAAATGAGCAAGCGTTATGGCTTTATCTATGTTGATCGCGATAACGAAGGCAACGGTAGTTTGGATCGGACCCCCAAGAAATCCTTCTACTGGTATAAGAAAGTCATTGCGAGCAATGGCGAAGATCTAGCTTAA
- a CDS encoding cellobiose/arbutin/salicin-specific PTS system components IIBC (COG1263,COG1264) produces MSKEFSAVARSVVEKLGGANNVVALTHCMTRLRFVLKDEAKIDAAALKGVKGVIGVVHNGDKCQVIIGNNVAAAYKEVMKLCNFDGAPSEDTPAPKVKLTPKVIGAKMLDALVGTMSPLIPAIIGGSMVKLAAMLLLMFNIYEADDSTIILLNTIGDGAFFFLPIMVAASASIKFKTNMSLAIGIAGVLVHPNFIDLMAQAADGRAVELFGIPVTSVRYTYTVIPVLIMTWIQSYIERWVDSITPPVTKNFLKPMLIVLIAAPIGILLVGPMGIWIGTAISTLVYTIHGALGPLAVAIMGALWPLLVLTGMHRVFTPTIIQTIAETGTEGMVMPSEIGANIGMGGACLAVAWKTKNIALKQTSMAAGASALMAGISEPALYGVLVRLKRPLIATLITGFIVGGLAGMAGIASHSMAAPSLFTSVQFIDVNDPMSLVWVLGLMALSVVLSFVLTLVLGFEDIPNDEDEANPTAAKESAQENAEEGEAPVPVKPATA; encoded by the coding sequence ATGTCGAAAGAATTCAGCGCGGTAGCCCGCTCGGTCGTTGAAAAATTGGGGGGGGCCAATAACGTTGTTGCCCTTACCCATTGTATGACCCGTCTACGTTTCGTATTGAAAGACGAAGCAAAGATTGATGCCGCAGCCCTAAAAGGCGTGAAGGGTGTAATAGGTGTCGTGCACAATGGTGACAAGTGTCAGGTGATCATTGGTAACAATGTGGCTGCTGCCTACAAAGAAGTGATGAAGCTGTGCAACTTCGATGGCGCGCCTTCTGAAGATACACCGGCACCTAAGGTTAAGCTGACGCCGAAAGTAATCGGTGCCAAAATGCTGGATGCGCTAGTTGGCACTATGTCACCATTGATCCCTGCGATTATCGGTGGCTCGATGGTAAAACTGGCTGCCATGTTGCTACTGATGTTCAACATCTACGAAGCCGATGACTCGACAATCATTTTGCTAAATACGATTGGTGACGGCGCCTTCTTCTTCCTGCCTATCATGGTTGCGGCATCTGCATCGATCAAATTCAAAACCAATATGTCGCTGGCAATTGGTATTGCCGGTGTGTTGGTTCACCCTAACTTTATTGACTTGATGGCTCAGGCGGCAGATGGTCGTGCAGTTGAGCTGTTCGGTATTCCTGTGACGTCTGTTCGTTATACCTACACGGTTATTCCAGTCCTTATTATGACCTGGATCCAGTCGTACATTGAGCGTTGGGTAGACAGCATCACGCCACCTGTGACGAAGAACTTCCTGAAACCAATGCTGATTGTATTGATTGCTGCGCCAATCGGTATCCTGCTTGTTGGTCCTATGGGTATCTGGATCGGTACTGCAATTTCGACGTTGGTATACACAATCCACGGTGCATTGGGTCCACTGGCTGTTGCTATCATGGGGGCACTATGGCCGCTATTGGTACTTACCGGTATGCACCGGGTATTTACACCAACAATCATCCAGACCATTGCTGAAACAGGTACAGAAGGCATGGTAATGCCATCGGAAATCGGCGCGAACATCGGTATGGGTGGTGCGTGTCTGGCTGTTGCATGGAAAACCAAGAACATCGCACTTAAGCAAACTTCGATGGCAGCGGGTGCCTCTGCACTGATGGCTGGTATCTCTGAGCCGGCACTATACGGTGTATTGGTTCGCCTGAAACGCCCTCTTATCGCGACGCTTATCACTGGCTTTATCGTTGGTGGCCTTGCGGGTATGGCGGGAATTGCAAGTCACTCAATGGCAGCACCTAGCCTGTTCACCAGTGTCCAGTTTATCGACGTTAACGACCCGATGAGCTTGGTATGGGTACTGGGTCTGATGGCGCTATCAGTGGTTCTGTCTTTCGTACTGACGCTTGTCCTAGGCTTTGAAGATATCCCTAACGACGAAGATGAAGCAAACCCGACGGCAGCAAAAGAGTCAGCGCAAGAAAATGCTGAAGAAGGTGAAGCACCAGTGCCAGTAAAACCTGCAACAGCCTAG
- a CDS encoding khg/kdpg aldolase (COG0800): MEQTIESKLSAMKVVPVIAIKDADQAKPLAKVLVENGLPCAEITFRTEAAAESIRLMREAYPEMLIGAGTVLTTEQVDQAIDAGADFIVSPGLNPTTVAYCQQKNVAVIPGVNNPSLVEQAMSLGLKTLKFFPAEPSGGIGMLKALSAVYPVEFMPTGGVSPANVADYLALEKVIACGGTWMVPNNLIDQGDWQAIGQLVSEINQ, translated from the coding sequence ATGGAACAGACGATTGAAAGCAAGCTAAGTGCGATGAAGGTCGTGCCAGTCATTGCTATCAAAGATGCCGACCAGGCAAAACCACTGGCCAAGGTCTTGGTAGAGAACGGTTTGCCGTGTGCCGAAATTACCTTCCGCACCGAGGCCGCTGCTGAGTCGATTCGCCTGATGCGTGAAGCTTACCCAGAAATGCTGATTGGGGCCGGTACCGTGTTGACGACCGAGCAGGTCGATCAGGCGATTGATGCAGGGGCGGACTTTATTGTGAGCCCGGGGTTGAACCCGACTACGGTGGCGTACTGCCAACAGAAGAATGTGGCAGTCATTCCGGGTGTCAACAACCCGAGTCTGGTGGAACAGGCGATGTCGCTTGGCCTGAAAACACTGAAGTTTTTCCCAGCGGAGCCTTCAGGTGGCATTGGCATGCTAAAAGCGCTATCGGCGGTTTATCCGGTTGAGTTTATGCCGACGGGCGGTGTTAGCCCTGCCAATGTGGCGGACTACCTAGCTCTGGAGAAAGTGATTGCTTGTGGCGGCACCTGGATGGTTCCGAACAACTTAATTGACCAAGGCGATTGGCAAGCCATTGGTCAACTGGTGAGTGAAATCAACCAGTAA
- a CDS encoding thermoresistant gluconokinase (COG3265), with amino-acid sequence MVGKSIIVMGVSASGKSTIGYELAQRIGGKFIDGDDLHPKANILKMAQGEPLNDQDREPWLERIRDAAFSIESKNETGVIVCSALKKCYREQIREGNHNLAFLYLAGSQEVIRERIRLRQGHFMKENMIASQFAVLETPVDETDVITVDIDQSIAAILDSAVAALTEQADTKQAKTEQSMPATTQEIIA; translated from the coding sequence ATGGTGGGGAAAAGCATCATAGTGATGGGAGTGTCTGCATCAGGGAAAAGTACTATCGGCTATGAACTTGCCCAGCGCATTGGGGGTAAGTTTATTGATGGTGATGACCTGCACCCGAAAGCCAACATCCTGAAAATGGCCCAAGGGGAACCACTAAACGACCAAGACCGTGAGCCTTGGCTTGAGCGGATCCGCGATGCCGCATTCAGTATTGAAAGCAAGAATGAAACCGGCGTTATTGTCTGTTCGGCACTGAAAAAATGTTACCGGGAACAAATACGTGAAGGAAATCACAATTTAGCCTTTTTGTATCTGGCTGGGTCTCAAGAAGTGATCAGGGAGCGTATCCGTCTCCGCCAGGGGCACTTCATGAAAGAAAACATGATCGCCAGCCAGTTTGCCGTGCTTGAAACGCCTGTTGATGAAACAGACGTTATCACCGTGGACATTGACCAGAGCATTGCAGCCATTTTGGACAGCGCTGTCGCAGCACTGACCGAGCAAGCTGACACAAAACAAGCTAAGACAGAACAATCAATGCCAGCTACCACCCAGGAGATCATCGCATGA
- a CDS encoding phosphogluconate dehydratase (COG0129) yields MIHPTITLITERIKARSQAHRSSFEAKITQQAEQGKGRTSLSCGNLAHAVAASCQQDKQQILDFTRANLAIVSSYNDMLSAHQLYKNYPDQIKSALQSLGHTAQIAGCVPAMCDGVTQGQPGMDMSLFSRDLIAQATAFSLSHNVFDATLLLGICDKIAPGQLMGALSYAHLPTAFIPAGPMPTGITNDKKVAVRQQYVAGEVGKDALLEMECQAYHSGGTCTFYGTANTNQLVFEAMGLMLPGSAFVAPNTDLRSALTEHASLALASMTADSPNYRPLIDVFTAENLVNGVVALLASGGSTNHTIHMLAIARAGGLVLTWDDISELSDIVPLLAKMYPNGPADINAFEQAGGVPALMKTLHERGLLNSDVKTVFGEFADQLTQPAITDSKLVWQPVGESRNAEVIAANGKAFSQTGGTKVLKGNLGQAVIKVSAVKQEHQFIEAPAKVFHCQHDVEAAYQAGEFTGDCVIVVSHNGPAANGMPELHKLMPILGNIQKAGHQVALVTDGRLSGASGKIPAAIHVSPEALRGGAIGMINDGDIVKLDCSTGLLEVAVDFDQRQPVQLDTEASQITWGRDIFKVMRENVGAADEGASFLF; encoded by the coding sequence ATGATCCACCCAACCATTACCCTGATCACCGAACGTATCAAAGCCCGCAGCCAAGCACATCGCTCGAGTTTTGAAGCCAAGATCACACAACAGGCAGAGCAAGGAAAGGGGCGTACTAGCCTATCTTGTGGCAACCTTGCCCACGCGGTAGCCGCTTCCTGCCAACAGGACAAGCAGCAGATCCTCGATTTCACCCGTGCCAACCTTGCCATTGTCTCGTCATACAATGACATGCTAAGTGCCCACCAGCTTTACAAAAACTACCCGGATCAAATCAAGTCGGCGCTGCAATCGCTTGGCCATACCGCACAAATCGCCGGCTGTGTACCCGCCATGTGTGACGGGGTAACTCAAGGTCAGCCGGGTATGGATATGTCGCTGTTCTCCCGTGATTTAATTGCCCAGGCGACGGCCTTCTCGCTGAGCCACAATGTATTCGATGCCACACTGCTACTGGGCATTTGCGATAAAATTGCCCCGGGGCAGTTGATGGGGGCGCTTAGCTACGCTCACTTGCCAACTGCCTTCATTCCGGCAGGCCCAATGCCAACGGGCATTACCAACGATAAAAAAGTCGCTGTTCGCCAACAGTATGTCGCCGGTGAAGTAGGCAAAGACGCCCTGCTAGAGATGGAGTGCCAAGCCTACCATTCCGGTGGCACCTGTACGTTCTACGGCACAGCCAACACCAACCAGTTGGTCTTCGAAGCCATGGGCTTGATGCTGCCGGGCTCGGCTTTCGTGGCACCCAACACTGACTTGCGCTCAGCCTTGACCGAGCACGCCAGCCTAGCACTGGCATCCATGACAGCGGACTCACCTAACTACCGCCCTCTTATTGACGTATTCACTGCCGAGAACTTGGTCAATGGCGTAGTGGCCTTGCTGGCCTCGGGGGGAAGCACCAACCACACTATCCATATGCTGGCAATCGCCCGCGCTGGCGGACTTGTCCTTACCTGGGATGATATCAGCGAGCTATCTGATATCGTGCCGCTATTAGCCAAGATGTACCCGAACGGCCCAGCAGATATCAATGCCTTCGAGCAAGCGGGCGGTGTGCCAGCTCTGATGAAAACCCTGCATGAGCGTGGCCTACTTAACTCAGACGTGAAAACGGTATTTGGTGAGTTTGCCGACCAGCTTACCCAGCCAGCTATCACTGATAGCAAGCTGGTATGGCAACCTGTTGGCGAGAGCCGCAACGCAGAAGTGATCGCAGCCAACGGCAAGGCATTCAGCCAAACTGGCGGCACCAAAGTACTCAAAGGCAATCTGGGCCAGGCCGTTATCAAGGTCTCTGCGGTCAAACAGGAACACCAGTTCATTGAAGCGCCAGCGAAGGTTTTCCACTGCCAGCATGACGTAGAAGCGGCCTACCAGGCCGGTGAGTTCACCGGAGACTGTGTCATCGTTGTCAGTCACAATGGCCCTGCAGCCAATGGTATGCCGGAACTCCACAAGTTGATGCCAATCCTTGGCAATATCCAAAAAGCCGGCCACCAGGTCGCTTTGGTGACCGACGGTCGCTTGTCTGGCGCATCAGGCAAGATCCCGGCGGCTATCCATGTGTCACCGGAAGCGCTGCGCGGCGGTGCCATCGGCATGATCAACGATGGCGATATCGTGAAGCTTGACTGCAGCACCGGGCTATTGGAAGTCGCGGTTGATTTTGACCAACGCCAGCCGGTTCAACTCGATACCGAAGCCAGCCAAATTACTTGGGGAAGGGATATCTTCAAGGTGATGCGGGAAAATGTCGGCGCTGCCGACGAAGGGGCGAGTTTCTTGTTCTAA
- a CDS encoding HTH-type transcriptional regulator IdnR (COG1609), giving the protein MICYCNISNLAVTYPIVMTQEQRKARPTLQDIADRVGITKMTVSRYMRNPESVSAKTRDKIAEVVEELGYIQNRAPAMLSKSSSKAIGVLLPSLSNQVFASFAQGIEAVTNANGYEILIAHFSYDEEIEERKIASLLSYQVDGLILTATSHTERTLQMIKTAGVPVVEAMELPSHPVDMVVGLDHIHASYTAVKAMLDKGKRHIAYFGARLDTRTKLRMQGYDKAMEEAGLPKYHILTHEHSSFTLGGELLSRALAECPELDGVFCTNDDIAIGTILACNERGIEVPQRISVVGYNALDIGQAITPRLTSIYTPRYQIGEKSAELLLQALDGKRSERNIFDMGFTISRGESL; this is encoded by the coding sequence GTGATATGTTACTGTAACATTTCAAATCTAGCTGTAACTTATCCTATTGTTATGACACAAGAACAACGAAAAGCGCGTCCTACTCTGCAAGATATTGCTGACCGTGTCGGCATCACCAAAATGACCGTGAGTCGCTATATGCGCAATCCTGAATCTGTGTCGGCCAAGACAAGGGATAAGATCGCCGAGGTGGTAGAAGAGCTGGGTTATATCCAAAACCGCGCGCCAGCCATGCTGTCGAAGTCTTCCAGCAAGGCGATAGGGGTGCTGCTGCCTTCATTGTCGAACCAGGTATTTGCCAGCTTCGCACAGGGTATTGAAGCGGTGACTAACGCCAACGGTTACGAGATCCTGATTGCCCACTTCAGTTACGATGAAGAAATTGAAGAGCGTAAAATTGCCTCCCTGCTTTCTTATCAGGTCGATGGCCTGATCCTGACCGCTACCTCGCACACCGAGCGCACGCTGCAGATGATCAAAACTGCCGGGGTGCCAGTGGTGGAAGCGATGGAGTTACCGAGCCACCCTGTCGATATGGTGGTGGGGTTGGATCATATCCACGCATCCTATACGGCAGTGAAAGCCATGCTTGATAAGGGCAAGCGCCATATAGCCTACTTTGGTGCCCGCTTGGATACCCGAACCAAACTGCGTATGCAAGGCTATGACAAAGCGATGGAAGAAGCCGGTTTGCCGAAATACCACATCCTGACCCATGAACATTCCAGCTTCACTCTTGGTGGAGAGCTGCTAAGCCGTGCCTTGGCAGAGTGCCCGGAGCTAGACGGCGTGTTCTGTACCAATGATGATATCGCCATTGGTACTATCCTGGCCTGTAATGAGCGAGGTATTGAAGTACCCCAGCGGATCAGTGTCGTTGGTTACAACGCTTTGGATATCGGCCAGGCTATCACCCCGCGTCTGACCAGTATTTACACCCCACGTTACCAAATTGGCGAGAAGAGTGCGGAGCTATTGCTCCAGGCGCTTGATGGCAAGCGCAGCGAGCGGAATATCTTTGATATGGGCTTTACCATCAGCCGCGGAGAAAGCTTGTAG